The following DNA comes from Microbacterium foliorum.
TGACGGTGTGGGTGTTCTGCTGTGCGAACACACGCTCGACCGCGACGGCATCCGGACGATGGGTCTCGATCACCTCGCGGATGCCGGCGGCGACCAGCGCGAGCCTCTCACCGATCGGCAGATCGGGCGCAGAGCGGATGACTCCGACGTGCACCAGCGTGCCACGACGGGCTCGATCCACGTCGACCACCCCGACGCCGCATCGAGTGAGACCCGGGTCGATGCCGAGCACGCGAAGCGAGGAGGAGGTCACTCCCCCAGGCTAAGCGTCGCGTCGAAGGGTGAGGCGTCGGCGCGCCTAGGCGTCGTCGTTCTCGAGCTCGGCCTGCACCTCGGCGGTGAGGTCGAAGTTCGTGAAGACGTTCTGGACGTCCTCGCTGTCTTCGAGCGCATCGATGAGGCGGAAGATCTTGCGCGCGGTGTCGGCGTCGATCTCGACCTTGAGGTTCGGAACGAACTCGACGTCGGCGGACTCGTAGTCGATTCCCGCCTCCTGAAGGGCGCTGCGCACGGTGACGAGATCGGTGGCCTCGGTGATGATCTCGAAGCCCTCGGCGTGCGGCTCGATCTCCTCTGCGCCCGCCTCGAGAGCGGCCATCATCACGTCGTCTTCGGTGGTGCCCTCGGAGCCGACCACGATGACGCCCTTGCGGCTGAAGTTGTAGGCCACGCTGCCGGGGTCTGCCAGCGTTCCGCCGTTGCGACTGAGGGCGGTGCGCACTTCGGCGGCCGCACGGTTCTTGTTGTCGGTCAGACACTCGATCATCATGGCGACGCCGTTGGGGCCGTATCCTTCATACATGATCGAGGTGTACTCGACGGCCTCGCCACCGATACCCGCCCCGCGCTTCACCGCGCGGTCGATGTTGTCCTTCGGGACCGAGGTCTTCTTCGCTTTCTGAACGGCGTCGAAGAGGGTGGGGTTGCCCTGCATATCGGCTCCGCCGAGCTTGGCGGCGACCTCGATGTTCTTGATGAGCTTGGCCCAGGACTTCGCGCGCCTGGAGTCGATGATGGCCTTCTTGTGCTTCGTGGTGGCCCACTTGGAATGCCCGGACATAATTCTCCGCTCGTCGTATCCGCCGTGGGCACTGCCCAGGGCGTCGTCCATTCTATCGAACCACGCCCCCGCTCCGTGGCTGCACAAGCGCCGACGGGCTCCGGTCGCCCACTCGTGGCGTCGATCCGCACGGCATCCCTCTGGTGTGAGGACAGCCGCGGGTGTAGTCCTGACTCATGGACCACAGTGTCGACGATGACAGGATCCGCGGATTGGACGCCGCTCACCGCGCGGCACTCGAGTTCCTCGGATCACTCGAGGAGAGACCGGTGTGGCCGCGCTCGACCCTCTCCGAGATGCTCGACGCGTTCGGCGGGCCTTTGCCTGCAGAGGGCATGGACGCGGAGGATGTCATCGACGAGATCGTCTCGCGCGCCGATCCGGGCCTCGTGGCGATTCCCGGCGGACGCTTCTTCGGGTTCGTGATCGGCGGCACACACCCCGCCGCTCTCGCCGCCGACTGGCTCGTATCGGCGTGGGACCAGAACTCGGGTTCAGCTCTGCTCACTCCGACCACCGTCGCATTGGAGCGTGTAGCCGGACGATGGATGCTCGACGTTCTCGGCCTACCCGAATCCGCGAGCGTCGGATTCGTCACGGGCGGTCAGATGGCGAACTTCACCTGCCTCGCGACCGCACGCAACGCCGTGCTCGCCCGAGCCGACTGGGACCTCAGCGAAAAGGGTCTTCGCGGGTCCCCTCCGCTCCGCTTCGTCGTGGGCGCCGACCGTCACGGATCGATCGATCGGGCAGCACGCTTCCTCGGGATCGGCCGCAGCGAGATCACCGTCGTCGAATCCGATGCACAGGGCCGCATGCGCCCGGATGAGCTGCGCAGAGCCCTCGCGGACGGCGCAGGACCGACCGTCGTCTGTCTTCAGGCCGGCGAAGTGCACACCGGCGCATTCGATGACTTCGCCTCACTCGTGCCGATCGCTCACGAACACGGCGCCTGGGTGCACATCGACGGGGCATTCGGGCTGTGGGCCGCGGCCTCCGAATCGCTGCGACCGCTCACGGCAGGCATGTCCGGTGCCGACTCCTGGGCGACCGATGCGCACAAGACCCTCAACGTGCCGTACGACTGCGGCATGGCGATCGTCCGCGACCCGGCCGACTCGATCGCCGCGTTCCGCACCGGGGGCGACTATCTCATCTACACGAGCCTGGATCCATGGGATGTCACCCCCGAGCTGTCACGTCGAGCGCGAGGTGTTCCCGCCTGGGCGGCGATGCGCAGCCTCGGGCGAGACGGCATCGCGCGTCTGCTCGACGGACTTCACGAGAACGCGGTGGCGATGGCCGAGGGGCTCGCCTCGATCGACGGCATCCGGATCCTCAACGAGGTGGACTACACGCAGGTCATGTTCCGGCTCGAACAGGACGATGCGACGCGGGCGTTGGGTGACGCCGTGCTCGCCGAGGGTACAGCCGCTCTGACCGGCGCCGAGTGGCGAGGTCGCGCAGCGCTGCGCTGCTCGATGTCGTCGTGGGCGACCACCCGAAACGACATCGACCGCACCGTCACCGCGATCCGGACTCTCGTGTCGGGCTGATTAGCCCCGCCCCGATCACTCGCCCCCGGTCGGGAGACCCACCTTCGGCCGGGCCCACGAGCGACCGCGGGTGTCCTTCAGGATGTCGTACTCCACATCGACGTGCGGTTCGATCGCGCTGTACTTGTCGTTCGGCGCACCGATCACGAGCTGGAACCCGAGACCCCGCCACGCGCCGATCGCACGCTTCGTGAAATGCGCGTCCGCCTTGATCAGTGCCTCGTCCATGAACACCGGCGCGTACCGCGGACGCTCCGCGCCCGCATCGCCGAGCTGATATCGCAGCGCCGCGCCCACGATGAACGCGACGAGCTCCTGCGACTCTCCACCCGACTTCTCGCCGATGTGATCGTAGAGCGCGACGTGCTCGCGCGTCGTGGCATGGATCCGCTCCGCACTCACCCGCACATGGTTGCGCACGTCGATGAGCTCGGCGAAGTCCGGCGCCGTCCGCCGCATCCGACCGATGAGGCGGCTCATCCTCCGGTAGACGCTCTCGCGATCGGCGTCCGTCTCGGCGGCGTCGATGAGGCTGCGCACCTCACGCAGCTCCTTGCGGAATCGCCTGCGCGCTTCCGACTGGTTCTCGCGTGGCGTGATCTGAAGGCGGTGTTCATCGTCGTAGAACGGCAGCTCCTCCATGATCCTGTTGATCGGGTCGATGCGGTTCTTGATCTCGCGCAGCGAGCGGCCGAGCGTCGAGTCCAGACTCGTCAGATCGTTTCCGGACAGCTTGAGAAGGCTGTCCCGCCACTCGGACTCCAGTTCGTGCAGGCCGTTGGTCTCCAGCGCATCGAGGATCCCCTCGAACTCGGCGACCGACTCGTCGGGGTCGGGCAGGATCGTGAGGGTGTCCCAGCGCTCGAGGAACCCGGTCATCAGGCGTCGCATCTGCTCGCGCTGATCCGCGTGCGCCGTGGCCGCCGACGTGCGGTCCTCGAGCAGCCTGGTCGCCGCGGTGCGCAATGCGGAGTCGAGGTGGGCGAGCCGTTCTGACGCGGTGACGCTGACAGCCGCGTCCGCACCGAGGAAGCGCGCGTCGAGGAACGAACGATGCCGCTCCTCGAGCGCGATCTCCGCCGCCTCGGCCGCATCGACGATCCTCTGACAGTCGTCGACCTGGTCGGTCACGTCCACCCAACGGTCCTGGGCGAGGGTCAGGTCGCCCCCGAGACGGGAGCTCTCGTCCCGCAGACGACTCGCCCGCTTCCTCAGCTCGTCAGCCTGAGAACGCAGTTCCGCGATCTTCGGGTTCTCGTCGGTGACCTCCGCCTCGACCGCGAGCCATCGTTCGCGCTCCGCCGAGACGGCCTCGACATCGATCTGCTCCCAGGTGAGGTCCTCGATCTTCGCATGTGCCTTCGCGGTGGCCTCGATGCGGTCGAGGGCCGACTCCGCTGACTCGGCCGCCGCGGCCGCCGCATCCCGTCGCATCTCGAGCTCGGCGATCTGCTCGTCGAGTTCCCGCAGACGGCGCGCGTTCGAGAA
Coding sequences within:
- a CDS encoding pyridoxal phosphate-dependent decarboxylase family protein, encoding MDHSVDDDRIRGLDAAHRAALEFLGSLEERPVWPRSTLSEMLDAFGGPLPAEGMDAEDVIDEIVSRADPGLVAIPGGRFFGFVIGGTHPAALAADWLVSAWDQNSGSALLTPTTVALERVAGRWMLDVLGLPESASVGFVTGGQMANFTCLATARNAVLARADWDLSEKGLRGSPPLRFVVGADRHGSIDRAARFLGIGRSEITVVESDAQGRMRPDELRRALADGAGPTVVCLQAGEVHTGAFDDFASLVPIAHEHGAWVHIDGAFGLWAAASESLRPLTAGMSGADSWATDAHKTLNVPYDCGMAIVRDPADSIAAFRTGGDYLIYTSLDPWDVTPELSRRARGVPAWAAMRSLGRDGIARLLDGLHENAVAMAEGLASIDGIRILNEVDYTQVMFRLEQDDATRALGDAVLAEGTAALTGAEWRGRAALRCSMSSWATTRNDIDRTVTAIRTLVSG
- a CDS encoding YebC/PmpR family DNA-binding transcriptional regulator, which translates into the protein MSGHSKWATTKHKKAIIDSRRAKSWAKLIKNIEVAAKLGGADMQGNPTLFDAVQKAKKTSVPKDNIDRAVKRGAGIGGEAVEYTSIMYEGYGPNGVAMMIECLTDNKNRAAAEVRTALSRNGGTLADPGSVAYNFSRKGVIVVGSEGTTEDDVMMAALEAGAEEIEPHAEGFEIITEATDLVTVRSALQEAGIDYESADVEFVPNLKVEIDADTARKIFRLIDALEDSEDVQNVFTNFDLTAEVQAELENDDA